In Saccharothrix violaceirubra, the following are encoded in one genomic region:
- a CDS encoding inorganic diphosphatase: protein MEFDVTIEIPKGVRNKYEMDHKTGRIRLDRTLFTATQYPADYGFVDDTLGEDGDPLDALVLVQEPTFPGCLIRARAIGMFRMTDEKGGDDKLLCVPAEDPRSEHLRDIHHLSEFYRLEIQHFFEVYKDLEPGKSVEGATWVGRTEAEAEIVRSYQRLKDAIANGEEH, encoded by the coding sequence GTGGAGTTCGACGTCACCATCGAGATCCCCAAGGGGGTCCGCAACAAGTACGAGATGGACCACAAGACCGGGCGCATCCGACTGGACCGCACCCTGTTCACGGCCACCCAGTACCCGGCGGACTACGGATTCGTCGACGACACGCTCGGCGAGGACGGCGACCCGCTCGACGCCCTGGTCCTGGTCCAGGAGCCGACCTTCCCGGGCTGCCTGATCCGTGCGCGCGCCATCGGCATGTTCCGCATGACCGACGAGAAGGGCGGCGACGACAAGCTGCTCTGCGTCCCGGCGGAGGACCCGCGCAGCGAGCACCTGCGCGACATCCACCACCTGAGCGAGTTCTACCGCTTGGAGATCCAGCACTTCTTCGAGGTCTACAAGGACCTGGAGCCCGGCAAGAGCGTCGAGGGCGCGACGTGGGTCGGCCGCACCGAGGCCGAGGCCGAGATCGTCCGGTCCTACCAGCGGCTCAAGGACGCCATCGCCAACGGCGAAGAGCACTGA
- a CDS encoding MDR family MFS transporter: protein MSETTAAPTGAALLTHRQILTILSGLLLGLFLAALDQMIVATAMKTIADQLNGQTLQAWATTAYLITGTISTPLYGKLSDIYGRKPMYLTAITLFLAGSLLSGIAGSMYELAAFRAVQGLGAGGLMSLAMAILADITSPRERSKYTGYFMAVFGISSVAGPVVGGLFAGMDTFLGTDGWRWVFLINVPIAAVALFVVARVLNIPHKRVNHRIDYVGALLLTVGLVPLLIVAEQGREWGWDSGRSIAMYVVGVLGLVGFVFTERRMGDEALLPLRLFRKSTFSLGNTLNFLLGVGMFGGMASLPLYLQIVKGFSATEAGLMMLPLTLGIMTAAGTSGNITSKTGRYRVFPIIGFGLLSVAMFVLSTIGTDSPSWQPLTLMFFVGAGLGLCMQTLLVAIQNDSEPRDMGVATASATFFRQIGGTVGTAVFLSILFSTVVDKIGDGLRNALATPAYQQALAGNPEFAAMLKNQQLDLNNTEFLSKIDPVLARPFLDGFSDSIGLVFLVGGMVTTIGFLVVWFLKEIPLSNRSGLERAKDAAEPAPVAMH from the coding sequence ATGTCGGAGACGACAGCGGCACCCACAGGCGCCGCACTGCTCACACACCGGCAGATCCTGACGATCCTGTCGGGTCTGCTGCTCGGCCTGTTCCTCGCCGCGCTCGACCAGATGATCGTGGCCACCGCGATGAAGACGATCGCGGACCAGCTCAACGGTCAGACGCTCCAGGCGTGGGCGACGACGGCCTACCTGATCACGGGCACCATCTCCACCCCGCTCTACGGCAAGCTGTCGGACATCTACGGCCGCAAGCCGATGTACCTCACCGCGATCACGCTCTTCCTGGCCGGCTCGCTGCTGTCCGGCATCGCGGGCTCGATGTACGAGCTGGCCGCGTTCCGCGCGGTCCAGGGCCTGGGCGCCGGCGGTCTGATGTCGCTGGCCATGGCGATCCTCGCGGACATCACCTCGCCGCGTGAGCGCAGCAAGTACACCGGCTACTTCATGGCCGTGTTCGGCATCTCCAGCGTCGCGGGCCCCGTCGTCGGCGGTCTGTTCGCGGGCATGGACACGTTCCTGGGCACCGACGGCTGGCGCTGGGTGTTCCTGATCAACGTGCCGATCGCCGCGGTGGCGTTGTTCGTCGTCGCCCGCGTGCTCAACATCCCGCACAAGCGGGTGAACCACCGCATCGACTACGTCGGCGCGCTGCTGCTCACCGTCGGCCTCGTGCCGCTGCTCATCGTGGCCGAACAGGGCCGCGAGTGGGGCTGGGACTCCGGCCGTTCGATCGCCATGTACGTCGTCGGCGTGCTCGGCCTGGTCGGCTTCGTGTTCACCGAGCGCCGCATGGGCGACGAGGCGCTGCTGCCGCTGCGACTGTTCCGCAAGAGCACGTTCTCGCTGGGCAACACGCTCAACTTCCTGCTCGGCGTCGGCATGTTCGGCGGCATGGCGTCGCTGCCGCTGTACCTGCAGATCGTGAAGGGCTTCTCGGCGACCGAGGCCGGTCTGATGATGCTGCCGCTGACGCTCGGCATCATGACCGCCGCCGGTACCAGCGGAAACATCACGTCCAAGACCGGCCGCTACCGCGTCTTCCCGATCATCGGCTTCGGTCTGCTCTCGGTGGCCATGTTCGTGCTCTCGACCATCGGCACGGACTCGCCGTCGTGGCAGCCGCTCACGCTGATGTTCTTCGTCGGAGCAGGCCTTGGCCTGTGCATGCAGACGCTGCTCGTCGCGATCCAGAACGACTCCGAGCCCCGGGACATGGGAGTGGCGACCGCCTCGGCCACGTTCTTCCGCCAGATCGGCGGCACGGTGGGCACCGCGGTGTTCCTGTCGATCCTGTTCAGCACGGTCGTGGACAAGATCGGCGACGGCCTGCGCAACGCCCTGGCCACCCCCGCCTACCAGCAGGCGCTGGCCGGGAACCCGGAGTTCGCGGCCATGCTCAAGAACCAGCAGCTCGACCTGAACAACACCGAGTTCCTGTCGAAGATCGACCCGGTGCTCGCCCGGCCGTTCCTCGACGGCTTCTCCGACTCGATCGGCCTGGTGTTCCTGGTCGGCGGCATGGTGACCACGATCGGGTTCCTGGTGGTGTGGTTCCTCAAGGAGATCCCGCTGTCGAACCGCTCCGGTCTCGAGCGCGCGAAGGACGCCGCCGAGCCGGCTCCGGTCGCGATGCACTAG
- a CDS encoding MarR family winged helix-turn-helix transcriptional regulator, with protein sequence MTTSAGDRHGEAERVGMALIRLNKMHACVVAQMTKAGMDKASFVLLATLRQLGPSRSSALAEAVFSDPSTVSRQVATLVKDGLVERRADPDDGRASVLAVTESGERLLDERRRQRNRAIGQMVADWPDEDLAEFIKYFERFVESYEKALPVFIAESGLGPRSEGKN encoded by the coding sequence ATGACGACCTCAGCGGGTGACCGCCACGGCGAGGCCGAGCGGGTCGGCATGGCGCTGATCAGACTCAACAAGATGCACGCCTGCGTCGTCGCGCAGATGACCAAGGCGGGTATGGACAAAGCCTCGTTCGTGCTGCTGGCCACCTTGCGCCAGTTGGGGCCGTCGCGGTCCAGTGCGCTGGCGGAGGCGGTCTTCTCCGACCCCTCCACGGTCAGCCGCCAGGTCGCGACCCTGGTCAAGGACGGGCTCGTCGAACGACGTGCCGACCCGGACGACGGACGCGCGAGCGTACTCGCGGTCACCGAGTCGGGGGAACGGCTGCTCGATGAGCGTAGACGGCAGCGGAACCGGGCAATCGGCCAGATGGTGGCCGATTGGCCCGACGAAGACCTGGCCGAGTTCATCAAGTACTTCGAGCGCTTCGTGGAGTCCTACGAGAAAGCGCTTCCGGTTTTCATCGCTGAGAGCGGACTGGGGCCGCGCTCAGAAGGGAAGAACTGA
- a CDS encoding TIGR03617 family F420-dependent LLM class oxidoreductase, whose product MKIDQVAIEYDPRTLRASVMAGVDGFWVAETAHDPFVALSRVAGEVDVELGTAIAVAFARNPMSTAVQANDLQLLCEGRFHLGLGSQVEAHITKRFGMPWSKPAARMREFVQALQAIWTCWETGERLTFRGEFYRHTLMTPFFNPGPNPYGRPKIWLAGVGELMTEVAGEVADGFLCHALTTERYLREVTLPALARGRERAGRPMDIEISGPSLVVHDEASAREARERIAFYGSTPAYRKVLDLHGWGTLHEDLHRLSRRQQWADMAALIDDEILSAFAVIGTPSEVRTELEDRYGDIVSRVAAPSLADI is encoded by the coding sequence GTGAAGATCGACCAGGTCGCGATCGAGTACGACCCCCGCACGCTGCGAGCGTCGGTCATGGCGGGCGTCGACGGCTTCTGGGTGGCAGAGACCGCCCACGACCCGTTCGTTGCGTTGTCCCGAGTGGCCGGCGAGGTGGACGTGGAGCTGGGGACGGCCATCGCGGTGGCGTTCGCCCGGAACCCGATGAGTACCGCGGTCCAGGCCAACGACCTGCAACTGCTGTGCGAGGGCCGCTTCCACCTGGGCCTGGGTTCGCAGGTCGAGGCGCACATCACCAAGCGCTTCGGCATGCCCTGGTCGAAGCCGGCAGCACGCATGCGCGAGTTCGTCCAGGCACTACAGGCGATCTGGACCTGTTGGGAGACGGGCGAAAGGCTGACCTTCAGAGGCGAGTTCTACCGCCATACCCTGATGACCCCGTTCTTCAATCCTGGCCCGAACCCTTATGGCAGGCCGAAAATCTGGCTGGCCGGTGTGGGTGAGCTGATGACGGAGGTCGCGGGCGAGGTGGCGGACGGCTTCCTGTGCCACGCGTTGACGACTGAGCGGTACCTGCGAGAGGTCACCCTGCCGGCGTTGGCCCGGGGCCGTGAGCGGGCCGGGCGCCCCATGGACATCGAGATCAGCGGGCCTTCGCTCGTGGTGCACGACGAAGCTTCCGCTCGCGAGGCCCGCGAACGCATCGCGTTCTACGGCTCGACCCCGGCTTACCGAAAAGTCTTGGACTTGCACGGCTGGGGCACCCTGCATGAGGACCTGCACCGCTTGTCTCGACGGCAACAGTGGGCCGACATGGCGGCATTGATCGACGACGAGATCCTGTCCGCTTTCGCCGTGATCGGCACCCCGTCCGAAGTGCGGACCGAACTGGAGGACCGCTACGGCGACATCGTGTCGCGCGTAGCGGCCCCCAGCCTGGCCGACATCTGA